Proteins encoded together in one Longimicrobium sp. window:
- a CDS encoding pitrilysin family protein, protein MKRLALLLSLAAAPALAQEVSIPHTTFTLPNGLRVIVAEDHSTPVAAVNVWYHVGSGYEKPGRTGFAHLFEHVMFEGSRNVKEGDFDNFLEAAGGQNNGSTNTDRTNYYEIVPSNAVELALWLEADRMGGLLDAFNAQKLTGQRDVVKNERRQSYENQPYGLLWETAASALYPAGHPYSWSTIGSMADLDSASVEDVSQFFRTYYAPNNATLTIAGDVSTAQIRPMVERLFGGIARGPAVERPRIPVPQIAQTRYITKEDRVTLPQVSVIWRGVPRGHADEAALDVAAALLTDGKSARLYKRLVYDQQVASQTSSFNNANLLSGDFWVTVRGKQGTQLDSMEAAVTEEVNRLAQAPPAADEVQRVVNQIVTGFVSSLETVAGKADQLNSYQYYFGDPGYVGRDLARYRAVTPADVQRVTRQYLTGKNRIVISFVPTGKTELAAKETD, encoded by the coding sequence ATGAAACGCCTCGCGCTCCTGCTGAGCCTCGCCGCGGCCCCCGCCCTGGCGCAGGAAGTCAGCATCCCCCACACCACCTTTACGCTCCCCAACGGGCTGCGGGTGATCGTGGCGGAAGACCACTCCACCCCGGTGGCGGCCGTAAACGTGTGGTACCACGTGGGATCCGGCTACGAGAAGCCGGGCCGCACCGGCTTCGCCCACCTCTTTGAGCACGTGATGTTCGAGGGGAGCCGCAACGTCAAGGAAGGGGACTTCGACAACTTCCTGGAAGCGGCGGGCGGGCAGAACAACGGCAGCACCAACACGGACCGCACCAACTACTACGAGATCGTCCCCTCCAACGCCGTGGAGCTGGCGCTCTGGCTGGAGGCGGACCGCATGGGCGGGCTGCTGGACGCGTTCAACGCGCAGAAGCTGACCGGCCAGCGCGACGTGGTGAAGAACGAGCGCCGCCAGTCGTACGAGAACCAGCCGTACGGCCTGCTGTGGGAGACGGCGGCGTCCGCGCTCTACCCGGCGGGGCACCCGTACTCGTGGTCCACCATCGGCTCCATGGCCGACCTGGACTCCGCCTCGGTGGAGGACGTTTCGCAGTTCTTTCGGACGTACTACGCGCCCAACAACGCCACGCTCACCATCGCGGGCGACGTGAGCACGGCGCAGATCCGCCCCATGGTGGAGCGGCTCTTCGGCGGGATCGCGCGCGGGCCGGCCGTGGAGCGCCCGCGCATCCCGGTGCCGCAGATCGCGCAGACGCGCTACATCACCAAAGAAGACCGCGTCACGCTTCCGCAGGTGAGCGTCATCTGGCGCGGCGTGCCCCGCGGCCACGCGGACGAGGCGGCGCTGGACGTGGCCGCCGCGCTGCTGACGGACGGCAAGAGCGCGCGGCTGTACAAGCGCCTGGTGTACGACCAGCAGGTGGCGTCGCAGACCAGCTCCTTCAACAACGCCAACCTCCTCTCCGGCGACTTCTGGGTCACCGTGCGCGGCAAGCAGGGGACGCAGCTGGACTCGATGGAGGCGGCGGTCACGGAGGAGGTCAACCGCCTGGCGCAGGCCCCGCCCGCGGCCGACGAGGTGCAGCGCGTGGTGAACCAGATCGTCACCGGCTTCGTGTCGTCGCTGGAGACGGTGGCGGGGAAGGCGGACCAGCTCAACAGCTACCAGTACTACTTCGGCGATCCGGGCTACGTGGGCCGCGACCTCGCCCGCTACCGCGCCGTCACCCCGGCCGACGTGCAGCGCGTGACGCGGCAGTACCTCACGGGGAAGAACCGGATCGTGATCAGCTTCGTCCCCACCGGGAAGACGGAGCTTGCCGCCAAGGAGACCGACTGA
- a CDS encoding pitrilysin family protein, which translates to MRRTAALVAALVAALPAAAQTPFPTTPPRPGPVAALAPPTPVVRKLANGLTVMYVRRTEVPAVNATLVVRGAGNTDDPADLPGLASFTAAMLDEGAAGRNALQLADALETLGASLNASSGWDATQVNLYALRDNFPQALRLMGDIVARPDFPEREVGRLREERLVALSRNRDEAGAIANNAFPALVYGAQHPYGRFATTEATRRLDRARVQGFHGGRYRPENSTLILVGDVNPDALQPVVQSALGAWRASGAASAPAAALPTPTIARSVVYLVDKPGAAQSEIRIGHPGVSRNSPDYYALQVLNTIVGGAFTSRLNQNLRETHGWSYGARSGYQMRQAAGPFTAQAAVVTAKTDSAVVEFMRELGRIRTEAVSAEELDKAKRYLALGFPQTVETNPQVAGQLANLVTYGIEPSFLSTYVQRMMAVTADDVRRVANQYVRPGNAVIVVVGDRSVVEAGLRAVNVAPIEIRDVTEFTK; encoded by the coding sequence ATGAGACGCACCGCAGCCCTCGTAGCGGCTCTCGTCGCCGCCCTTCCCGCCGCGGCGCAGACGCCGTTCCCCACCACGCCGCCGCGTCCCGGCCCCGTGGCCGCGCTCGCGCCCCCCACGCCGGTGGTGCGCAAGCTGGCCAACGGGCTCACCGTGATGTACGTGCGGCGCACCGAGGTGCCGGCCGTCAACGCCACCCTGGTGGTGCGCGGCGCAGGCAACACGGACGACCCGGCGGACCTTCCCGGCCTCGCCTCCTTCACCGCGGCTATGCTGGACGAAGGCGCCGCCGGCCGCAACGCCCTGCAGCTCGCCGACGCGCTGGAGACGCTGGGCGCCAGCCTGAACGCGTCGTCCGGGTGGGACGCGACGCAGGTGAACCTGTACGCCCTGCGCGACAACTTTCCGCAGGCGCTGCGGCTGATGGGCGACATCGTGGCCCGCCCCGACTTCCCGGAGCGCGAGGTGGGCCGCCTGCGCGAGGAGCGTCTGGTGGCGCTCTCGCGCAACCGCGACGAGGCGGGCGCCATCGCCAACAACGCGTTCCCGGCGCTGGTGTACGGCGCGCAGCACCCGTACGGCCGCTTCGCCACCACCGAGGCCACCCGCCGGCTGGACCGCGCGCGGGTGCAGGGCTTCCACGGCGGCCGCTACCGCCCCGAGAACTCCACGCTGATCCTGGTGGGCGACGTGAACCCCGACGCGCTGCAGCCGGTGGTGCAGAGCGCGCTGGGCGCCTGGCGCGCATCGGGCGCGGCGTCGGCCCCGGCGGCGGCGCTGCCGACTCCGACCATCGCCCGCTCGGTGGTGTACCTGGTGGACAAGCCGGGCGCCGCGCAGTCCGAGATCCGCATCGGCCACCCGGGCGTGTCGCGCAACAGCCCGGACTACTACGCGCTGCAGGTGCTGAACACCATCGTGGGCGGCGCCTTCACCAGCCGCCTCAACCAGAACCTGCGCGAGACGCACGGCTGGTCGTACGGCGCTCGGTCCGGCTACCAGATGCGCCAGGCGGCGGGCCCCTTCACCGCGCAGGCGGCGGTGGTGACGGCCAAGACGGACAGCGCGGTGGTGGAGTTCATGCGCGAGCTGGGCCGCATCCGCACCGAGGCGGTGAGCGCCGAGGAGCTGGACAAGGCGAAGCGCTACCTGGCGCTCGGCTTCCCGCAGACGGTGGAGACGAACCCGCAGGTGGCCGGGCAGCTCGCCAACCTGGTGACGTACGGCATCGAGCCGTCGTTCCTGAGCACCTACGTGCAGCGCATGATGGCCGTCACGGCCGATGACGTGCGCCGCGTGGCCAACCAGTACGTGCGGCCGGGCAACGCCGTGATCGTCGTCGTCGGCGACCGGTCGGTGGTGGAGGCCGGCCTCCGCGCCGTCAACGTCGCGCCCATCGAGATCCGCGACGTGACGGAGTTCACGAAGTAA
- a CDS encoding aminotransferase class I/II-fold pyridoxal phosphate-dependent enzyme, whose amino-acid sequence MSTDAPAWPPRSAAEFPRLASLPAYVFAQINAEKMERIAAGEDVIDLGMGNPDIGTPRHIVDEMVAHAADHKHHRYSASRGIYGLRDAMAEHYARRYDVELDSESEVVVTIGAKEGIAHLMLAILEAGDTVIVPSPAYPIHSYSVVFAGGRVHSIPLVGDDEGKVEGGALLAAVEQACASTWPRPKALLLSFPNNPTTLSADPAFFERAVEVCRRERLLLIHDFAYADFSFTGSPPSILQVPGAKEIAVEFFSMSKSYGMAGWRVGFCVGNRAMVGALTKIKSYLDYGIFQPIQIAAAHALRSQQECVSELRDTYRRRAEALTGALNAGGWPVPPPQATMFVWAPIPGPFVAMGSIEFARFLLREAGVVVSPGLGFGAEGEGHVRFALIADEDRLREAGERVGRALQKGP is encoded by the coding sequence ATGAGCACAGACGCACCCGCCTGGCCCCCGCGAAGCGCGGCGGAGTTCCCGCGCCTCGCCAGCCTTCCCGCGTACGTCTTCGCGCAGATCAACGCGGAGAAGATGGAGCGCATCGCCGCCGGCGAGGACGTGATCGACCTGGGGATGGGGAACCCCGACATCGGCACGCCGCGGCACATCGTGGACGAGATGGTGGCGCACGCCGCCGACCACAAGCACCACCGATACAGCGCCTCGCGCGGCATCTACGGACTGCGCGACGCCATGGCCGAACACTACGCCCGCCGCTACGACGTGGAGTTGGACTCGGAGAGCGAGGTGGTGGTCACCATCGGCGCCAAGGAGGGGATCGCGCACCTGATGCTCGCCATCCTGGAGGCGGGCGACACGGTGATCGTCCCCTCGCCGGCGTACCCCATCCACAGCTACTCCGTCGTCTTCGCGGGCGGCCGCGTGCACAGCATCCCGCTGGTGGGCGACGACGAGGGGAAGGTGGAGGGCGGCGCGCTCCTGGCCGCCGTGGAGCAGGCGTGCGCATCCACCTGGCCCCGGCCCAAGGCGCTCCTCCTCTCGTTTCCCAACAACCCCACCACGCTCTCCGCGGACCCCGCGTTCTTCGAGCGCGCGGTGGAGGTGTGCCGGCGCGAGCGGCTCCTGCTGATCCACGACTTCGCCTACGCCGACTTCTCCTTCACCGGCAGCCCGCCGAGCATCCTGCAGGTGCCGGGCGCAAAGGAGATCGCGGTGGAGTTCTTTTCGATGTCGAAGTCGTACGGCATGGCGGGGTGGCGCGTCGGCTTCTGCGTGGGGAACCGTGCGATGGTGGGCGCGCTCACCAAGATCAAGAGCTACCTGGACTACGGGATCTTTCAGCCGATCCAGATCGCCGCGGCGCACGCGCTCCGCTCGCAGCAGGAGTGTGTGTCCGAGCTCCGCGACACCTACCGCCGCCGCGCGGAGGCGCTGACCGGGGCGCTGAACGCCGGCGGCTGGCCCGTGCCGCCCCCGCAGGCCACCATGTTCGTGTGGGCGCCGATCCCCGGCCCGTTCGTGGCGATGGGCTCCATCGAGTTCGCGCGCTTCCTCCTGCGCGAGGCAGGCGTCGTCGTCTCCCCCGGCCTCGGCTTCGGCGCGGAGGGCGAGGGCCACGTCCGCTTCGCCCTGATCGCCGACGAGGACCGCCTGCGCGAAGCCGGCGAGCGCGTTGGCCGCGCGCTCCAGAAGGGACCATAA